From the Lathyrus oleraceus cultivar Zhongwan6 chromosome 4, CAAS_Psat_ZW6_1.0, whole genome shotgun sequence genome, one window contains:
- the LOC127073407 gene encoding UPF0613 protein PB24D3.06c, giving the protein MNPSISSSISSSSSSSSPATSWLSGIVRVRRTPSILTMSGNSAVAVSASADVTGPVVHKNQLRGALFKYGPNPIQVAFKSGEFKRQVIFIGGLTDGFLATAYLEPLAIALDRENWSLVQFLMSSSYSGYGTSSLQQDAKDLDQLINYLINKEDSEGVALLGHSTGCQDIVNYMRTNFACSRAVRAAILQAPVSDREYQSTLPQTAAMIDLAAKMISEGRGSEIMPREADPTAPITAYRYHSLCAYNGDDDLFSSDLSDDQLKMRLGHMSSTHCQVIFSMADEYVPDYVDKKALVERLCRAMGGAEKVEIEYGNHSLSNRVEEAVNAIIDFLKREGPKGWDDPWN; this is encoded by the exons ATGAATCCTTCTATCAGTTCCTCAATCTCGTCGTCTTCGTCCTCCTCTTCTCCCGCCACCTCCTGGCTATCCGGAATCGTTCGAGTCCGACGTACGCCGTCCATTTTGACTATGTCAGGTAACTCCGCCGTTGCCGTCTCCGCTTCTGCAGACGTCACCGGTCCCGTCGTCCACAAAAATCAACTCCGAGGAGCTCTTTTCAAATACGGTCCTAATCCTATTCAG GTTGCATTCAAAAGTGGCGAATTCAAACGACAAGTTATTTTTATTGGTGGATTAACAGATGGATTTCTTGCTACCGC ATATTTAGAACCTCTGGCAATTGCGCTGGACCGCGAGAATTGGTCACTAGTTCAATTTCTTATGTCATCTTCTTATAGTGGATATGGCACTTCCAGCTTGCAACAA GATGCTAAGGATCTGGATCAGcttattaattatttaattaacAAAGAAGATTCCGAAGGTGTAGCATTACTTGGGCACAGTACTGGCTGTCAG GACATTGTGAACTACATGCGCACAAATTTTGCTTGCTCCCGAGCTGTTCGTGCTGCCATCTTGCAG GCTCCAGTCAGTGATAGGGAATATCAATCTACACTCCCTCAGACAGCTGCTATGATTGACTTGGCTGCCAAAATGATAAGTGAAGGCAGAGGTTCAGAGATAATGCCAAGGGAAGCAGATCCTACTGCCCCAATTACTGCATATAG GTATCACTCCCTTTGTGCATATAATGGCGACGATGACTTGTTCAGCTCTGACTTGAGTGACGATCAATTGAAGATGAGACTTGGGCACATGTCTAGCACACATTGCCAG GTTATATTTTCAATGGCTGATGAGTATGTGCCAGATTATGTTGATAAGAAAGCACTCGTTGAGCG ATTATGCAGAGCAATGGGAGGTGCGGAGAAAGTAGAGATTGAATATGGAAACCACTCCCTTTCTAACAGAGTTGAAGAAGCTGTCAACGCTATTATTGATTTCTTGAAAAGAGAGGGACCTAAGGGCTGGGATGACCCCTGGAATTAA